In a single window of the Equus quagga isolate Etosha38 chromosome 7, UCLA_HA_Equagga_1.0, whole genome shotgun sequence genome:
- the GJC2 gene encoding gap junction gamma-2 protein, with protein sequence MTNMSWSFLTRLLEEIHNHSTFVGKVWLTVLVVFRIVLTAVGGESIYSDEQTKFMCNTRQPGCDNVCYDAFAPLSHVRFWVFQIVVISTPSVMYLGYAVHRLARASLHEGRRAPRRRAPPPPPPNPGWPEPAGLAEEEPMLGLGEEDEEPGVAEGLGDEDEAEDVSAAKGTGGDAKGAGAPGPAGPHDGRRRIQREGLMRVYVAQLVARAAFEVAFLVGQYLLYGFEVRPFFRCSRQPCPHVVDCFVSRPTEKTVFLLVMYVVSCLCLLLNLCEMAHLGLGSAQDAVRARRPPPAVPGPAPRPPPCALPAAPGLAGPPDYSLVVRAAEPARAHDQDLAGLALQALRDGRALGDRDSPPCPGLPTAARGPPRPGAPASGSGSATSGGTGGGQGRPGAKPRAGSEKGSASSREGKTTVWI encoded by the coding sequence aTGACCAACATGAGCTGGAGCTTCCTGACGCGGCTGCTGGAGGAGATCCACAACCACTCCACATTCGTGGGCAAGGTGTGGCTCACGGTGCTGGTGGTCTTCCGCATCGTGCTCACAGCCGTGGGCGGCGAGTCCATCTACTCGGACGAGCAGACCAAGTTCATGTGCAACACGCGGCAGCCGGGCTGCGACAACGTGTGCTACGACGCCTTCGCGCCCCTGTCCCACGTGCGCTTCTGGGTCTTCCAGATCGTGGTCATCTCCACGCCCTCCGTCATGTACCTGGGCTACGCGGTGCACCGCCTGGCCCGCGCCTCGCTTCACGAGGGCCGCCGCGCGCCCCGCCGCCGCGCGCCGCCGCCACCGCCCCCCAACCCCGGCTGGCCCGAGCCCGCTGGCCTGGCCGAGGAGGAGCCTATGCTGGGCCTGGGCGAGGAGGACGAGGAGCCGGGGGTGGCCGAGGGGCTGGGCGACGAGGACGAGGCGGAGGACGTGAGCGCGGCCAAGGGCACGGGTGGGGATGCCAAGGGCGCGGGggccccaggcccagctgggccCCACGACGGGCGGCGGCGCATCCAGCGCGAGGGCCTGATGCGCGTGTACGTGGCCCAGCTGGTGGCGCGCGCCGCCTTCGAGGTGGCCTTCCTGGTGGGCCAGTACCTGCTGTACGGTTTCGAGGTGCGGCCTTTCTTCCGGTGCAGCCGCCAGCCCTGCCCGCACGTGGTCGACTGCTTCGTATCGCGGCCCACCGAGAAGACGGTCTTCTTGTTGGTCATGTACGTGGTCAGCTGCCTCTGCCTGCTGCTCAACCTCTGCGAGATGGCGCACCTGGGCCTAGGCAGCGCGCAGGACGCGGTGCGCGCCCGTCGTCCACCACCCGCGGTCCCTGGCCCCGCGCCGCGCCCACCGCCCTGCGCGCTGCCCGCCGCGCCCGGCCTGGCCGGCCCGCCCGACTACAGCCTGGTGGTGCGCGCGGCGGAGCCCGCGCGCGCCCACGACCAGGACCTGGCTGGCCTGGCGCTGCAGGCGCTGCGAGACGGGCGCGCGCTCGGGGACCGCGACAGCCCGCCCTGCCCCGGCCTCCCCACGGCCGCCCGGGGGCCACCGAGGCCCGGCGCCCCCGCCTCCGGGTCGGGGAGTGCCACGTCGGGGGGCACGGGCGGCGGCCAGGGCCGGCCAGGCGCCAAGCCCAGGGCGGGCTCCGAGAAGGGCAGTGCCAGCAGCAGGGAGGGGAAGACCACCGTGTGGATCTGA